The DNA region CGTATCCCGAGGGGTCGGTGTAGTGCTCGTAGAGGACGATCGTGTCGGGGTCGCTGGTGCTGACCTGGGCCTGGAAGTGGAGCGTTTTCGGCTCGCCGCGGTTGCCCGGGGTCATTTCCTCCAGGACGCGTATCACCTTGTCCCGCGCTCCTGGTTTGGCCTTCCAGGTCGCGATCACGACATGTCCCATGGGTGTTCCCTTTCGCGAGTGTTCAGATGGTGAAGCCGATGGCGCGCAATTGCTCGCGGCCTTCGGGCGTGATCTCCGCCGGCGTCCATGACGGCGTCCATTCCCAGTCGATGCGGAAGTCGTCGACGGGCGGTGTGGGGCCTTCCAGGAGTTCTTTGCGGATCTGGTCTTCCATGACACCGGTCAGCGGGCAGGCCGCGGAGGTGAGCGTCATGGTGAGGACCGCGGTGGTGTTCTCCACGGACACGCCGCGGACGAATCCGAGGTCGACGATGTTGATCCCCAGGTCCGGATCGATG from Amycolatopsis sp. EV170708-02-1 includes:
- a CDS encoding putative quinol monooxygenase; this encodes MGHVVIATWKAKPGARDKVIRVLEEMTPGNRGEPKTLHFQAQVSTSDPDTIVLYEHYTDPSGYEDHRATEAFRTRVLGEAIELLADRKLETFTTIDPDQ